One genomic region from Rubinisphaera margarita encodes:
- a CDS encoding RNA polymerase sigma factor, whose product MKKTDLELIAESVRGQTPAFDTLVTRYQDRLFNALVQIVRDREEARDVAQETFVTAWSKLSSFRGDAEFYSWLFRVAYNTVISRRRKKRVATVTLTPPDQTGLSFPEDGRAPSPGDRLERQERQQMVHSALDELPEEFRSVLVLKEIENFKYEEIAQILDLPLGTIRSRIHRARILLREKLTRLLDEQENPGPVNSRAANS is encoded by the coding sequence GTGAAAAAGACAGACCTTGAACTTATCGCAGAATCTGTCCGAGGACAGACACCCGCCTTCGATACGCTCGTGACGCGGTATCAGGATCGGCTCTTCAATGCGCTGGTCCAGATCGTGCGGGATCGGGAAGAGGCGCGCGATGTGGCTCAGGAGACGTTTGTCACCGCGTGGAGCAAACTAAGCTCCTTCCGTGGTGATGCTGAGTTTTACTCATGGTTATTCCGGGTCGCCTACAATACGGTCATCAGTCGCCGACGAAAAAAGCGAGTCGCCACGGTTACTCTCACTCCCCCCGACCAGACAGGTCTTTCCTTTCCCGAAGACGGCCGGGCTCCTTCTCCCGGCGATCGACTGGAACGTCAGGAACGTCAGCAGATGGTGCACTCGGCTCTCGACGAGCTGCCGGAGGAATTCCGGTCGGTGCTCGTTCTGAAGGAGATCGAGAATTTCAAATACGAGGAGATCGCTCAGATTCTGGATCTTCCCCTCGGCACGATTCGCAGCAGAATACATCGGGCGCGAATCCTGTTACGGGAAAAACTGACGCGACTTCTCGACGAACAGGAAAACCCCGGTCCGGTCAACTCCCGGGCGGCTAACAGTTGA
- a CDS encoding anti-sigma factor family protein, with amino-acid sequence MGSEFHEELISAYLDDEVSPEERASIRQQIDSDPAAERMLADFQEMGNLLRSLPSEKAPSGMVAAVHQQIERQTLLPASDAKAGKNRRRPLWLTGSTAALLLIGCCSLFFYRWTASLDQTANTGALDDQAIARTEGLEALKTELPTLEDDTLNGHLAMGRAAGGDGDSAAPAMMMSSTELKLDAPIDSIPAPPISQALEQRVLAQLNDSRKLAEHIQPGDLVRFVSESGQDVAVVELSVVDVADACGRLQLLLVSNDIQGVGVVSLPSAKDRNSGRFEPEPAAPGEPVPLQKGTSEKLAGEPRSGGDDELVALYVDASVDQVLNSLSAMTTLEGVQKVHFGEAPNLMHDAYAVVPLGADSPSETESLDRAAAVPSDEERKTNEEKLGEVIHQNAMVATERFYMAPNEVSVNSKGRAVRFIYTPQDHFAANMASNEPFGDGIAGVPLKPESTPSTLSFSDAPLPDAAADLPEADSANAALRASEPKDATSYQLACTLRPLSVAGEKPQGIAKMNVRSGSAPVSTSEPDLPEPSAPAATVAQSELQAPVESSPRRQGKKVASPQRSRVMIVLSPARSD; translated from the coding sequence ATGGGCAGCGAATTTCACGAAGAATTGATCTCGGCTTACCTCGATGACGAGGTGTCGCCCGAGGAACGCGCAAGCATTCGGCAGCAGATCGATTCCGATCCAGCCGCCGAAAGGATGCTGGCCGATTTTCAGGAGATGGGAAACCTGCTCCGCAGTCTGCCGTCGGAAAAAGCTCCGTCCGGCATGGTGGCCGCCGTCCATCAGCAGATCGAACGCCAGACACTCCTGCCCGCCTCCGATGCGAAAGCCGGGAAGAATCGCCGTCGTCCACTCTGGTTGACCGGATCAACCGCGGCTCTGCTGCTGATCGGCTGCTGTTCGCTCTTCTTCTATCGCTGGACAGCCTCGCTGGACCAGACGGCAAACACCGGAGCCCTGGACGATCAGGCAATAGCTCGAACCGAAGGGCTCGAAGCGTTGAAGACAGAGCTCCCCACGCTCGAAGACGACACTCTCAACGGCCACCTGGCCATGGGCCGGGCTGCGGGTGGAGATGGAGATTCGGCCGCTCCTGCAATGATGATGTCGTCGACAGAACTGAAGCTCGATGCTCCCATCGACTCGATTCCCGCGCCGCCGATTTCTCAAGCACTCGAACAACGGGTGCTGGCTCAACTCAACGATTCCCGAAAGCTGGCGGAGCACATCCAACCCGGCGACCTGGTTCGGTTTGTGAGCGAGAGTGGACAGGATGTCGCCGTCGTGGAGTTGAGTGTCGTCGATGTCGCCGATGCCTGCGGCCGCCTGCAACTCCTGCTGGTCAGCAACGACATTCAGGGGGTCGGCGTCGTTTCATTGCCCTCTGCGAAAGACAGAAATTCGGGACGATTCGAGCCAGAACCGGCCGCCCCCGGCGAACCGGTCCCGCTCCAGAAGGGCACCAGTGAGAAACTGGCCGGTGAACCGAGATCAGGCGGAGACGACGAACTGGTGGCCCTGTACGTCGATGCCTCCGTCGATCAGGTGCTGAATTCCCTGTCCGCGATGACCACCCTGGAAGGGGTTCAGAAAGTCCACTTTGGTGAAGCTCCGAATCTGATGCACGACGCCTATGCCGTCGTCCCTCTCGGAGCCGATTCACCGAGTGAGACGGAGTCGCTCGATCGCGCAGCTGCGGTCCCGAGCGATGAAGAGCGCAAGACGAACGAGGAGAAATTGGGCGAGGTGATTCACCAGAATGCGATGGTGGCCACCGAGCGGTTCTACATGGCGCCCAACGAGGTCTCCGTGAACTCCAAAGGCCGCGCGGTTCGATTCATCTATACTCCGCAGGACCATTTTGCGGCGAACATGGCGAGCAACGAACCGTTTGGCGACGGAATCGCTGGCGTCCCACTGAAGCCGGAATCAACTCCGTCCACGCTTTCCTTCTCTGACGCTCCCCTTCCCGATGCCGCCGCGGATCTTCCAGAAGCAGATTCCGCCAACGCGGCACTGCGGGCCAGCGAGCCGAAGGATGCGACGAGTTATCAGCTCGCCTGTACTCTGCGGCCTCTGAGCGTGGCCGGGGAGAAGCCTCAGGGGATCGCGAAGATGAATGTCCGCTCTGGCTCGGCTCCCGTGAGCACGAGCGAGCCCGATCTTCCCGAACCGTCCGCGCCAGCGGCGACGGTCGCCCAGAGTGAACTTCAGGCCCCCGTGGAGAGTTCGCCCCGGCGGCAGGGGAAAAAGGTTGCGTCGCCACAGCGCAGCCGCGTGATGATCGTTCTCTCTCCTGCCCGTTCAGATTGA